The Streptomyces halobius genomic interval GTCGGACAGCCCGGAGAGCACCGCCGATGCCGTACGGAACGCCTGCACGCGGTAGGTCACCGCCCCCTGCCGCTCCAGCAGGAAGGCGATCCGCTCCAGCGCCTCCACCGGCTCCACGTACCGCTCCTTCCCGGGCCGACGGGCAGCCTTCTCCCACGGTGCCGCACGCCGTGACCGGCTGCCACCGAAGGCCGTTGGGACTCGGCGGGGCGCAGGGGGCGTAGGTACCTCGCCCGGCGGTACACGGCCGTTCATCGCGGACCGTACCGGGGCGCGGGCGGGAAATCGCCCATTTCCCCCGCATCCGATGCCGGGCTGTTATGCGGTTATGTCCGTTGTTCGGGTCGGCGATACGTTTCCGTCGAAATGGCGCAACGAGAAGCGCTGCGCATTCCCGGCAATACCGCCCAGTAGATCCGTGGAAAACACATATCTGCAAGAGTACGCAATATCTCCGACGACGAGACGGAAACCGTCGTATGGGTTCTGTTCGCGCTTGCCGCTAACACCCCGCAAAGATTGTTGCCGGTCTTCAAGAAACCTGCACATCGAATGCGCAGGGAGGGCACCACTCCGCATGCCGTCACGCAGCTCTGACCTGCTTATAAGTGGTTTGGTGCGGGAATGTCCAATTCCTGGCGGCACATGTGCGGGACGGCGGAAATTGAAACCGGAGGAGATGTGAAGAAGCTGCTACCAATCCATGGACGTGCGTGCACGTCAGGTAATTCAGCGGACAAACACGGTCCCGATCGGCCACTGTCGGATTGGCAGGGCAACGCGCCTGCATGCTTTGATCCTTGGCACTGCGGGAGTCGCCCAAGGGTTCCCGATTTCGGGTGCCCGACAACCGCTGTGCGCGGCCGGACTGCCCTGCCGGATTGTCCGGTCGCAGCCCTTTCACAGTTATTCTTCCGAAGGGAAACATCATGAACTCCACCCCCCAGGTCCAGACCCAGGAAATCGCCGACGCCGAGCTCGACAATGTGGCCGGTGGCCTCGTTCACGAGACGCTGGGCACCGCCACCGGTCTGGTCAGCGGCGCGACCGGCGTTGACGTCAACGGCACCGTCGGCACCGCCACCGGCCTGGTCGAGGGCACGACCGGTCTGAACACCGCCCCCGTCACGGGCATCGTCACCAGCCTCTGATTCGGCCGTGTGCCACTGAAGCGGCACACGCACCAACGGTGATGACGGTATGTCGGCGACCCCTCCTTGCCGACGTGCCGGGCCGCGTGCCCCGGAATCGCCAGGCTTCGCCGGGCCTCCGGGGCACGCGGCCACCGTCGCCCGGACGCGCACCGACAGGCTCCGCACCGACGGCCGAGCCGAGCGGGGCCGCGCCGTTCTTGATACAGACCGTTGCAGTTGAGGGAAGAGTGTCGTGCAGTTCCGCCAACAGGCGCTTTCCAAGCTGCAGTCGCCGGAGGAGATCGATCTTCCGGTGCGTTTCGCCCGGCCCCAGGGCTGGCTGGTCCTGATCATCACGGTCGTCGTGGTGATCGCCGCCTCCGTCTGGGCGGTGACCGGCACCGTGGCCTCCACCCTCGGCGCGCCCGGCATCCTCACCCACGGCCAGGGCAGTTACGTCCTCCAGAGCCCCGTATCGGGCCAGGTCACCGCCGTACTCGCGGAAGAGGGCAAGCGGGTCCCCGCCAACACACCGGTGCTGAAGGTCCGCACCGCCCAGGGCACCACCACCGTCGTCCGCACCCTCGCCGCGGGCCGGCTGACCACCATGGTCGCCACCATCGGCTCCGTCGTCACCACCGGTGCGGACGTGGCCGCCGTCGAGCGGGTCGCCGAACCCGACGACCCCCTGCTGGCCACGCTCTACGTACCGGCCGACAGCGGCTCCACCATCCCCGTGGGAGCCCCCGTCGACCTCACCGTCCAGTCCGTGCCGACCCAGCGCTACGGCGTACTCCGCGGCCATGTGAAAGCGGTCGGCCGCACCGTGCAGACCCGCCGGCAGATCACCGGCTTCCTGGGCAGCAGCCAGCTCGGCGAGCAGTTCTCGCAGAAGGGCCAGCCGGTGGCCGTACTCGTCCAGCTCGACCGGTCCCCCGGCACCAAGTCCGGCTACACCTGGTCCTCTTCGGACGGCCCGCCGTACGCGGTCGACTCCATGACGCCGGCCACCGGCGCCGTCCGCCTGGCCGAGCAGCATCCGATCGATTGGCTGCTTCCGTGACCGCGCCCCACTCCGGTACCGCACCGAACGATTCCGCCATACCCCGGCAGCAGCTGCCCCCGGCGGGGGGCCGCGGGCGGCACCGCCCGGAAGCCGCGCCGAGCGGACGCCGCCGCGCGCGCCGTGA includes:
- a CDS encoding HlyD family efflux transporter periplasmic adaptor subunit — translated: MQFRQQALSKLQSPEEIDLPVRFARPQGWLVLIITVVVVIAASVWAVTGTVASTLGAPGILTHGQGSYVLQSPVSGQVTAVLAEEGKRVPANTPVLKVRTAQGTTTVVRTLAAGRLTTMVATIGSVVTTGADVAAVERVAEPDDPLLATLYVPADSGSTIPVGAPVDLTVQSVPTQRYGVLRGHVKAVGRTVQTRRQITGFLGSSQLGEQFSQKGQPVAVLVQLDRSPGTKSGYTWSSSDGPPYAVDSMTPATGAVRLAEQHPIDWLLP
- a CDS encoding type A2 lantipeptide; amino-acid sequence: MNSTPQVQTQEIADAELDNVAGGLVHETLGTATGLVSGATGVDVNGTVGTATGLVEGTTGLNTAPVTGIVTSL